The nucleotide sequence acagatggTTTGAGGAGGGGATCCCCTTCAGAGAGATGGGTAGCAGATGGGACTCTCTGGATCTGAAGAAAGCCAGCGTACCTGTACCTGTCACTCACACCATGGACGTGGACGTCAACAATAAGTGGGTGGAGTTCGAGAGTCTAACATTCAGGGAGATGAGCGCGCTGTCTCTGATTGGTGCACAGACTAATCAGACCAATCAGACGATTCCTAATCAGACGATTCAGACGAACATTGCAACGGCCCTACAGAGGGAGGTAGTGTGAGAATTATTTTCCACTCAAAATCCTAAATGTAAAACAGTTATTTGTTCATTTGAGTGTTTAACATTTAATAATCATAACGTTTAGAACTGTCTTGTAAAGGTAttatagaaacagagaggatgtttTCAATATACATAATGAATCATTTAGGGAATCTTTCCTCACCCTTCTCacatgtccttctctctctctctctctctctctctctctctctctctctctgtctctctgtctctctgtctctctctctctgtctcacacttcCACTTTCTTCTCACCTCTTTCCCActattttctctctccatctctctctctcaaccctcttccCTTTCCTTTTCccgctccctctttctttctatctctcccctaacttcctcccctctctatccccctcttgacccccctcctctccctctctctcaggcgCTATCACTCAGGCAGCAGGTGGAGTGTCTGCGTAAGGAGCGTGTGGAGATggggatggaggtggaggtggacagTCTGTGTGGACCCTGGGCCCCCTGCGGCCAGCGTCTGGAGGCCATGGAGGCGACCCACCGCAGGGCCCTGATGGAGCTCCAGGAGAGCCAAGCCAGCGAGGTCCAAGagctgcagagacagagagagagactgctgcaGGAGGAGAGCCAGGCCACGGCACAAGGTGGGAAGGAGAGACCTGTTGGCAGTACTGTGTAATATCATGTAAAGTGTTATGTGAATAATTACACTTTTTCTAGGGATGATGTCACAAAACATATTTTGTTATGGAACAGATTGCCTACCCTCCTGTGTCCTgtccttcccctcttcatttCAATGTTTTCTCTTTTCCTTGTCATGTTATGCCACTTCTGTGCTCTATAGCAGTTGAGGCCCTGAAGGAGGCTCACAGGGAGGAgctggagagggaggtggagaaagCCAGAAGGATGACTGAAGGGGGTGGCCATATGGATACTACATACAGAGGACAGACGTGAGATCCATTCTCTTTAGCCAGACATCAAAGTGAAAGGCACCAAAAGAATGTGAAGAGAAAGTTTTCTCTAATGGGATAGCTATCCACCCTCTGCTTATGTATCAGTGTGGTTGTGCATTCATGCATCTGTGCGGGCAtgcccacatgcatgtgtgttaaaCATGTGTTCTTGGTTCTCTACAGGCCCCAGGCGATTGCCCTCCACAGTGAGTTGGACGTTCTGTCAGAGAGATATTCCCAGAAGTGCCTGGAGCTGAACCGGGCCGAGCAGAGAGGAGTTAGGGAAACAGAGCTGAGCtggaaggacagagagatggaacagcTCCGCAGAGAGAACCAGGTCAGAgagcagggagatggagagagagcagagagaaagagagcagagagagaggagagggagaaagaaagagcagagaaagaaagagggggagagagagcagagagaaagagcagaaagaaagagtgcagagagagaaagagtgagagcgaGCAGTCTGTCATGAAACTAATTAACAACAAATTAATTATCTTAATGAATTTTCTAATTATCAATTTAAGCAATATACCATACTGTCATACAGTGCAATAGTaataagtatttttatttattcttCATGTTTGTCTCAGGAACTGCAGGCTCGTCTGACTGAGGAGATCAGCCGCATGCGCCACTTCatcacaggtcagaggtcaggaaaTGTCTCCCCTG is from Salvelinus fontinalis isolate EN_2023a unplaced genomic scaffold, ASM2944872v1 scaffold_2233, whole genome shotgun sequence and encodes:
- the LOC129850728 gene encoding TRIO and F-actin-binding protein-like isoform X2, producing MSCMNVQDFDVEKNYGFQIHTKKAVFTLSASTSRIRRKWVNVLRRTIQPRHSSDITPRSDSERENAQPVTSRQPPSVLTCEDSDPQTTNSTSNLCQMDSLAPDLDDTSPNMSSDSQREAGEGWDREQAKRLEERNRWFEEGIPFREMGSRWDSLDLKKASVPVPVTHTMDVDVNNKWVEFESLTFREMSALSLIGAQTNQTNQTIPNQTIQTNIATALQREALSLRQQVECLRKERVEMGMEVEVDSLCGPWAPCGQRLEAMEATHRRALMELQESQASEVQELQRQRERLLQEESQATAQVEALKEAHREELEREVEKARRMTEGGGHMDTTYRGQTPQAIALHSELDVLSERYSQKCLELNRAEQRGVRETELSWKDREMEQLRRENQELQARLTEEISRMRHFITGQRSGNVSPGNCERSPSELEMLLRAKEIEAEYLQKEIGCLRNEVQSLTKEKQSLCDRFKEGYVELIGMKGRSELEIRELREHLRLANAALHEGRRDT
- the LOC129850728 gene encoding TRIO and F-actin-binding protein-like isoform X1 — its product is MSCMNVQDFDVEKNYGFQIHTKKAVFTLSASTSRIRRKWVNVLRRTIQPRHSSDITPRSDSERENAQPVTSRQPPSVLTCEDSDPQTTNSTSNLCQMDSLAPDLDDTSPNMSSDSQREAGEGWDREQAKRLEERNRWFEEGIPFREMGSRWDSLDLKKASVPVPVTHTMDVDVNNKWVEFESLTFREMSALSLIGAQTNQTNQTIPNQTIQTNIATALQREALSLRQQVECLRKERVEMGMEVEVDSLCGPWAPCGQRLEAMEATHRRALMELQESQASEVQELQRQRERLLQEESQATAQAVEALKEAHREELEREVEKARRMTEGGGHMDTTYRGQTPQAIALHSELDVLSERYSQKCLELNRAEQRGVRETELSWKDREMEQLRRENQELQARLTEEISRMRHFITGQRSGNVSPGNCERSPSELEMLLRAKEIEAEYLQKEIGCLRNEVQSLTKEKQSLCDRFKEGYVELIGMKGRSELEIRELREHLRLANAALHEGRRDT